DNA sequence from the bacterium genome:
TATACATATTCTAAACCACGCATCTGAGTCTCATCCTCGATGCCGACGGAATTGCTCGTTGCGTCGGCAACATGGTTATAAAGGAACAGGATTTCGCCATCGCCGGTCGGTGTCGGGTGATATACCGGATCCCGGCATATGATCTGGAATGTCTCGAGGTTATTAACTGAATCGTAATGGCTGCACTGGTAGTATTCCAGGATCCAACGATGGGCGGTCGAGTCATAGTACTGATAAATGTCGCCATTGGCTCCGGGGTTGAGGTCATCCCAGAAACCCGATAAAAACCTGGATGGTGCAGCCGGCGAGGGTATCGGCGTATTCATGCCAAAACGATGGGTCGAATACCCAAGCTCGGCAAACCCATTGGAGCACAGACCGATCGTATTGTAAGTTATGCTATAATATGGAAAATCGAAGGGCAAAGGAACAGTTACCGTGTCGGCATCCTCGTCCGTTATCTCCGAAACGATCATTCCCGGACCACCGGCAGCCGTCGCGATCTCCAACCAGTCATACACCGGAGCGTTGCCGGTCAGTGTATCCGTATCGTCATAGATATAGTAACCGTAAAGATCGGGTCCGGTTGAACTGTTCGAACCCGTTGTCAGTACCGAAAAACTGTCGTTCCATACATGCCCGCTGTCATCGTTGATCGCCAGCGCGAACCGGATCGCGTGGGCGACCGCGTCCGGTCTGAGAGCAAAAACGAAAGGGTTTAAACCGACGGCGACCGAATCGGCCGGGACATCACCGTAATACGACACGCTGTCGCTCATTATCGTAAATGAATCGGCTGTTGACAGCGTCGCTTTTACGCCGGTGGCGGCATCAATGCCCAGGTTCGTAATGCTCACACCGAGCATGATAATTTCCGCAGGGTCGACCAGACCATCATCGTCGCCCAAAGAATCCTCGACCGCGCAACCATCATAGGCGAGATACGCGCTGCCGCCGCTCACCGGGATCTGTGCTTCGTACGGATTCAGATTCTTGCCGATCACAGTCAGATCAAGCATCCCCGGATACGGTATGGCCAGCGCAAACGACACCGTCCCCATACTGTCGGTATGACCGACCTGATAGACAATCGTATCCATGACGATACAGACTGGCGCGCTTTTTAAAAAACTGTCGGCCTGCTGGACAGTGACGGTCAGGGTATCCTGGATACCGGCATAGAGGATCGAATCATGGGTCACCGTGATCAACCTGGGCATGGCGGTCCAGACATTCATCTCAGGATCGCCGATCGTATTAAACCCGTAATATTCAGATGATGATGAATACTGCTGGTATACATATTGCCGGCCCTGCTCGCAGGCTTCACCAAAGGTGGTCTTCCGGTCGGCGAACAAGGCGTCGAAGAAACCCACGCAAACCGCACTCCGGAGATAAGCCTGATGTGAGATTACCGTCGTGGTCGCGAAATAACCCGACGCCCCCTTTGGATTCGCAGCCGTTCCCGTAAGAAACCACATCTCGGCACCGGCCGGCGTACCGCCCGTACCTAAGGTCGAGCAGGTGAACGAAAGTACGATCGGCAACCTTGCGCCGTTCGCGGTCAGTGATGGATTCACTGAGAACGGATCCCACCAGTTGTTGACGCCTTGTCCCCGGTACACTACAAAGGCACGGCCCTCGTTTACCCGGTTGATGACGTCGGTCGTATTGTTGCCACTGCGCCGGTTCAGCGTGTCAATGTTCCTGTAACCGGCTGCTCTCATCAGGCTGCGGGCATGCCTGACATCGCTCCAGTATATGGAATCGCTGTAAGTCTCGTAATCATCCCGCACGATCAGGCAAGCGTCAATGAGCCATGAAGTGTCGGTCAAGTCCGGAGTGCGTTCATAGAGCAGGATCTTGTTGACCACATTCTGTGCTTCCGCGTCGCTGTGCACGGTCAGCCTTCCGGACAGGATCTCATTATATATATCGCCATCCATGTTCGTATAATAATTATCCGAATAAGTACCGCTAACCGTTGGATAAGGCAGATAATTACCGGCACCCACCAATAGAACATACTCGGGCGGGATCTGCCATGAACTATAGGCGTTCATGATGTAACTCCGGATCTGAGCTGCTGACGATCCCGTTTCCGAGAGTTTTACGACCTTGGCGCGCATGCCCTTTTTATTTTTCCACTGCGCCAGGGGCAGGACCGCGTTGTAAAAATTATCATGCGTGATGACGAGATATCGGGCTCCGATATCCTGGCTAAAAACTAAACCCATACCTATAAAAAAAATGATAAATCGTTTCATTATATCTCCCTTCGGGAATTGTGTTGTAAATATCATTATATGCCGAATCGGGTAATAGTCAAGGGTAATACAAAATACTTGCCAGGCGGTCTATATGCCCGGACTAGAACTAACGGACAATAATGACTTTCTGCATCCGGCTGTCGTCCCCAGTGTCAAGATGGATGAAATAAACGCCGGCTGGCGCGATTCTGCCGACTTCATCGGTACCATCCCAAGTAATCGAGTAATCGAGTAATTGGGTAATTGGTAATTGATAAAATGATTTTACCAACCTGCCTGTTGTATCGTAAATCTTGATTGAAATTTGAGATTTGGTCCCTGACTTAATCAGGGATGAAATTTGAAACTTAATCGTAAGATTTCTGGTAGACGGATTGGGGTACGCGCGGAAACCGACGATCGCGTTCGGCCCCATCCTGCCCGGCTCTTCCTGGATCCCGGTGTATATACCGAAAAAATGCATGATGGAATCCAACAGCGCCCCCTTTGTCGATACGCCGCTCGCGTCGATCAGGGCGCCCAGTTCAAATGACGCTCCGACCGTCCGGTAATTACCGGCATTGTACGCGACTCCGCAATTATAATAATCGTCCTGGTCGCTGAATATTAAAAATGAACCGCTCGTGGGATTGATCTGGTCCATAAATTGGTTCTCGCCGCCGTACTGAAAGATCATACCGGCTGTAAAAGCATTGTTCGCGCCGGCTACCGGGCCCATATCGCTGCTTCCGTCCCCGGCCGGCTGGATGCCAAAATGCGGGGCAAAATTGTAGCCGTTCATCATCGGGTCATAATACCAAACGTCGCCGCCCTCCAGGTACAGCCTTCCACCGCTATTCATGAAATCAACCAGGGCTGTGGCTTCAGGGCTGCCCGCGTAAATGATAAGGTTATTCGGATAGACCCCGACGCACACGAATACCGCCTGGTAAAGCGTAAGGTCGGCGGGCAGCGAGGTCGCGTAATCACCGGTATACCCCAGCGCGGTCAGGGTCGAATTCATGACAATACCCGGATTGGGAGTCTGATCCGGGTTCCAGATCAGATAGT
Encoded proteins:
- a CDS encoding C25 family cysteine peptidase; its protein translation is MKRFIIFFIGMGLVFSQDIGARYLVITHDNFYNAVLPLAQWKNKKGMRAKVVKLSETGSSAAQIRSYIMNAYSSWQIPPEYVLLVGAGNYLPYPTVSGTYSDNYYTNMDGDIYNEILSGRLTVHSDAEAQNVVNKILLYERTPDLTDTSWLIDACLIVRDDYETYSDSIYWSDVRHARSLMRAAGYRNIDTLNRRSGNNTTDVINRVNEGRAFVVYRGQGVNNWWDPFSVNPSLTANGARLPIVLSFTCSTLGTGGTPAGAEMWFLTGTAANPKGASGYFATTTVISHQAYLRSAVCVGFFDALFADRKTTFGEACEQGRQYVYQQYSSSSEYYGFNTIGDPEMNVWTAMPRLITVTHDSILYAGIQDTLTVTVQQADSFLKSAPVCIVMDTIVYQVGHTDSMGTVSFALAIPYPGMLDLTVIGKNLNPYEAQIPVSGGSAYLAYDGCAVEDSLGDDDGLVDPAEIIMLGVSITNLGIDAATGVKATLSTADSFTIMSDSVSYYGDVPADSVAVGLNPFVFALRPDAVAHAIRFALAINDDSGHVWNDSFSVLTTGSNSSTGPDLYGYYIYDDTDTLTGNAPVYDWLEIATAAGGPGMIVSEITDEDADTVTVPLPFDFPYYSITYNTIGLCSNGFAELGYSTHRFGMNTPIPSPAAPSRFLSGFWDDLNPGANGDIYQYYDSTAHRWILEYYQCSHYDSVNNLETFQIICRDPVYHPTPTGDGEILFLYNHVADATSNSVGIEDETQMRGLEYVYNGSYDQNAAALIDSRALLITTKPPFEPLNPWLYLVSAVVDDSLGGNNNGIFEPGETLAVTVSVGNDGNDNVFGTLGTIRTSSSSAVITDSLADFGDIFVDSTAANTIEPYGVIIDSNPTDTIIGFTVNFEGNSGAYQGQVYFTMFIHSSTGIDELGIRGVGKTMLSVAPNPSSGNMLIKFQIKNSNPPHSMADQMNAQSPMLLKIYDAAGRLIKSFNLPATDYLLPASIQWDGTDEIGRNVPAGVYFVRLETGEEKWTEKAVLLR